gttcaaaagtttgggatcagtaagattggTATATCTTGTAGAtcagtaagaatttttttaaagaagtctcttctgctcatcaaggcagcatttaatttaataaaaaatacagaaaaaaacactaatattgtgaaatattattggaatttaaaataatgggtttctattttaatatactttaaaatatcatttatttctccgaagcaaagctgaattttcagcatcattactccagtcttcagtgtcacatgatccttcagaaatcattctaatacgctgatatattatcagtgtttaaacagttgtgctgcttaattttttttcaggactctttgatgaaaaaaaattggGACCACAGCTGAGAGCTTTGTGCCCAAATTTGTCCACGAAGGACAAATTAAGGTCTGCTATACGAAGGATGCTTGAGggtaaaagaagtctcttctgctcatcaaggctgcatttaatttaatcaaaaatactacagaaaaCACTGTAGCCTAATATTGAGAAACATTAttggaatttaaaataatgggtttctattttaatatactttttaaaaaaatgatttatttctgtgatacaaagctgaattttcagcatcattactccagtcttcagtgtcacatgatccttcagaaatcattctaatatgctgattcagtgttgaaactgtttttttggggtttttttggaacctgcgatacttttttcaggattctttgatgaataaaatgtgttaaagaacagcatttatccaaAATAGAAACTCTTAATACCAGTACTATAGCTTGCATTCTGTGTATTTCCCATTCCATAATAGTACACACagcaaattttatttaaatgcggGATTTGAAATGTGAATAAATCCGAAAAAGCATGACTGTTACTGTGATAACCATAGCAATGGATGGGActattttgatgttaaaatatatcTTGGAGTGTAAATGCAGACAAATAGACTTGCAACTTGTtctatatgaatttctttgttctttattttattaggcTACTAAATTTTAACTTGacctttttttaaagcaatgtttacttaattgaaatatatttgaaggCTACacactgttttaatgtattaggCCTATTTACTTATCTTCCATAGTCTAATTATTAGCATTAACAAATAACtcatttaatttgatatatattttcaagtaaataaataaaatggttcTATAGTTATAATCCAGATATCCATATAATAATCAACGTGACAGGTTAAGTATTGCTGATTGATATTGCACCTTATCTGATTGTTCTTTCGATTGGGACTTTTCTCAATGCTTTCAGCTGAGctatatataaagaaataattaaCAAGGAAACAAACACGCCTAATTACCTGTGTTGTCTTAGAAGAGTACAAGTAAAGCGTCTTATTTTCTAGTTATATGTGTGCCAGAGTTAGTTGCACGGCACTCTGAAGCATCAATATACACACGGTTCCACAGTAttttccacataaatattaaaatatatattctccCATGCAGTACTGAGTTGAACTTATCTAGAGAATGAAAAGAATATACAGTTTGGTATGTATTATTTGATCCCAGTGCTGCATTTGATATTGCTGACATATCATTGGTTCAGGTAAAGTTCTGAAGATACAAACTCTTCTTTCAGTTTTCTGAAGTAGTTATTGAAGTGCCTCACTGGAACCCATTGTAATGCTGCTTGAATATACGTGAccccggaccacaaaaccagtcttaagtgtcaattttctgcaattgaattgaactgaaagctgaataaataagctttccattgatgtatggtgtgttaggatcggacaatatttggccgagatacaactatttgaaaatatggaatctgaggggtgcaaaaaaatcaaaatattgagaaaatcgcctttaaagttgtccaaataaagttcttagcaatgcatatgactaatcaaaaatgaagtttttatatatttacggtaataaatttacaaaatatcttcatggaacatgatctttacttaatatcctaatgatttttggcataaaagaaaaatgtataattttgacccatacaatgcattgttggctattgctacaaatataccccagcgacttaagactggttttgtggtccagggtcacaaatgagatTCGGGAAGCCATTAGtaagtttgattttatttattaatttatatacaaaataaaaatgtaaatatattaaaataactacattGTCTCTCCTCCCCTGCAAGCTCCGCCcatgtgtttatgtatttttcatgTTCAATGGCTTTCACGCTTTCAGCTGTGGCCCACCCAATGAGAAGTTGGTAATTTTCTAAATGAATGTCATTTATTAAACgataataataaacaacttttttcactgtagatttatatatttattttaaataatatatgtacgcttgttttcatggtcaattacTTAATGTATTTAAGTCATTGTTTAAGTGTTTGTTGGTTTGTAATTCAGATACAGAGCTCCTCTGTGAAGCAATTTAGTCTTTGTTTACATGCTGCTCTCTTGCTGAGCTCCCTGTCAGACCTTCAGAAGAACAAATGAATCAGTTTTGTTGCGTTACATTTATAATCTTTAAATTGATCATcatctaatattaatattcataagtaatcttagttttgtctctgttgttgtagtcTTACTGTAGACAATAATCTACTGGACTGATGTTTGTTAATAGAGTCAGTTGGTGTGTGAAGCTGCTTCATGCTTTAGTAGAGCAGCAATGCTTTGCTTCTCATCAAAACAATCATTTATTCAGTCCATCTGCAAAAAAATCTGCCTTTTAGCAATACTGTTATTTACTGTGAAGCAAagtctcattttaatttttattgaaccAAAATATTATTATCGATACTTATGTATAATGTAGTTTTGACACTGTAATATGTTGAGTTTTAGCTACACAGTATAGAgtgatgtgtgtttatttgtgtgccaTCAGAAGCATGTGGACAGACATTAACTGTAATGATGGACTTCTGCTGATGCACAGGTAAAACTTATGACAGGCCACtgtgttttgtttgcttgtgAATGATGGTAACATAAGTAGGTGGGGAAGGGACGGGgcttgaaaaaaattatagcaaatgaaatTTTTCCAGGCCGAAGTATAACCCCTGCTGGAACACCAGACCATTAACTCATATCATAGAGATCTGGCTGGACTTAAACCAGCAACCTCTAAAACCATGAGGCAGCGATCTTACACCTGAGTCGCAGATCTCTTGTCTGAACACGTGCAGGAACTTATATTTCACTATTCTCGCTGTCATTTTACAATAAACCAGTAAAATTTTGATCCGATTGAGCTGGGGTTTGAACCCATGACACCAACGCAGTCCTGattgagtctggtttctcccaaggttttttttcctccattctgtctcagagggagttttggttccttgccgctgtcgcctctggcttgctcagttggggacacttaatttctagcgattatcgccgatttgattgcacagataatatttaaactaaactgagctagacaatgacatctctgaattcaataatgaaatgcctttaactgaaaattgagtgtttaatcttatcattatacattactgacactctgtcctctaatttgatactgttaagtgctttgacacaatctgtattgttaaaagcgctatataaataaaggtgacttgacttgacttgactgattGTAAGTAACATGTGTTTAGCCATTAGCACCACATTGGCTTTCACATTGAAGGCTAGTGTTTGCACCACTTTGTTGGATATAATGCAATACTTGAGCTTTAATGTAAGCAATAGTGGGGTTCCAACTCAGGACTCCACGATTCTTTTTGCACAAAAAGTGGCAATTCATACATTTACCTCATATCCAgcaaaacacaaagaaaaacacacCTTAACACCCCAAATTCAGTGGCTCAGGATTTAAAGTGTTGTGTTTCAATCACAGAGACTTGAATTCAAATCCTATGATTACTTAATTTGCATatggaagaaaaagaaaaaagaaattgttGCAAACTTTGTGGTAAAATAGTGGTTTGCCTTTGGATTCAAATCCCACAATTATTGAAGACGTTTTAGCTATTTTATCATATTATCATATAAAACACTACAATAGATGTCACCACACAGTGGTGCAGGAGataaagagttgtctgtggagTCCTGAGTTCAAATTCCACTTTTTCTTACATTCAGTGGATGTTACTGTGTCCAGCAAAACCACCTAAAACGCtcttaaaaagttatttttttattcttttaattatttttaatcacaTGAACCAAAGCTCTCAATAAAACCCgtccaaaacaacaacattagctCACCTGTTCCAGTGGCTCAGAATGTAGAGTGTTGTGTTGGGATTGTGGAGTCCTCAGTTGGAGCCTCACTATTGCTTACATTAAAGCTCATGTATTGCATTATATCCAACAAAGTGGTGCAAACACCAGCCTTCAAAGTGAAAGCCAGTGTGGCACTAATGGCTAAACACGTTACTTACAATCAGGACTGTCGTAGTGTCATGGGTTCAAAATATAACTGgtttattgtaaaataacagCGAGAATAGTGAAATGAGTTCCTGCACATGTTCAGATAAGAGATCTGTGACTCAGTCACGAGCGCTGCCTCATAGTTTCAGAGGTTGCTGGTTCAAGTCCAGACAGACCTCTGTGATatgagcagtgttgggcagtaactagttactagtaatttagttactgtaataatattactagtagtgtaactaattactaataagatttcagtaataatattacagttactttccataaaacagcttagttacttagttacttttgatgcctcaaccccgctgatttaaaatctaacaatcaaataataatttgaataatttaaataaaaacataattttcatgactcgcacatgcatgtgatgtccccagtgcagcaggcaagcttggaatatggaaaagcttacattcggcagatagaaatattgcattatattgattttgtcaggaaaaaaagatctgttgtgtaagttgtggctttactttactttggcattgcatccctctgatcagcatgtgctacattatattaatataatccaaaatatttttggaaatgtgatgtgatttgataaaatcaacatgttaacaacacttctacttgaatgtcactatcaatcactattgagtgtttgtaataacttctgactgcgatccagtGTGGATTtcggtcaaatgatgaggcagaaatatgttgttagtaacattctagaagaattttatctggaagatacacagttacagcttctgtggggcgtgaagaaaaagtaatgtaactagtagtgtaactaattactgttgccagaaagtaataagtaaagtaacaatattacttttgaaaggagtaactagtagtgagtaatatattaaattttttgagtaactagcccaacactggatATGAGTGAGAAGGTTTGGGGGATCATGACGTCCCCTCCTGAGCTCCAGTACAATGTCCATATTACAAAACACATGCTTTAACATTTTCATACTGAAGTAAAAGCAAAAGTCCCTTTTTATTTGGTTAAATGTGTGTAAGGCAGGTGACAAACTGCTGATCATCACCTTCCTCTTGTGGTCAATGTTTATCCGCGTTGTTCACTGAAACTACAAACTCGAGATAGTAGGTGAGACCGACatttaaatttagaatattttacAACAAATCTACATTTTTGTCACATCTTGACCAGCAGAGCAACTTGTATATTGGTTTTGTTAAATGATACAGATCCAGCTTTTAACTGTGGTAAGTCTGATAAAATGTGTTGTTGAACTCATGGCAAACTCATAATGTAAACatgaagaaatgttttgtattggCTGAAGTAGATGTGTATTTGGTTTTATTCATCATGTTTGTTCACAATCAGACAATGcctttgtgttgttgttgttgtggtgaATCGGAATCGAGAAGCATTTATAGTAAAGCTTGAGTGTGTCACTGATGAGAAGGAGTCTCCATCTGGAGCTCACAATGTTATAGATGGAGGAGTGAGACTCTGGCTTCTTcaaccctaaaaaaaaaatcaaacatcacaacattaaaaacaaattaaaccaaaGTAAAATGGGCTGGTGAAAATGATTGTCCGATTGGTCCGAGAGCATCCCCTCATAGGATCCTACAGGAGAAGCGGTTTGcagaatgaatggatggataaCAGGCATGAGACCAGAtcagtgtgttattgtgctgtatTGTAATGTTGGTCGTTATGGTGGTACTTGGAGAGCTAAATATTTTCTGAGATGGTACTTGgtgtaaaaagtttgagaaccactgctctaggatcaagttgtgttttttttttttttaatgagaggcttaatatcAGGCAATTTGAAGGATtttgggacatatcctaataacactgacaaattaataatattcagaagAGGATCTGTGACatctggaagcacctcttttagtagCTTGAACAGAATAgagtctaacatacatgttgtagATTTTGATGATTTGACAAGTTTACAATTCTTCCTCTTCTTACAGCAGAGAATAAGTGGAATTGTTTCTAAGGGGATTTATAGcacgatactgtagctgacggctgcatggttagAATTTGATCTctaatagtatcgatcttggaagtaaagaagttcataaagtcattactgctgtgctgttgggaaacgTCTGCGcttgttgatgctttatttttctttaatatagccactgtattgaataaatgcctggggttgtgtttgttttcttctaaaagaaacaaaaagcaGATTTAACAGTTTTTAGAGCTTTTCTGTAAGTAGAAGTACTTTTCTTCCATGCAAGACGAAATATTTCTAGTTTTGCTttgctccagctgcgctccattttccgggctgctctctttagggaaTGTGCTCTGTGTCGGACTGTTTTCCTTAATCTTCTTTAAGTGTAAAGGAGCAACCATATCAAAAGTGCTAGAGAAAGTCCATGGTTTCTGTTACAACAAAATTTTTTATGAGCTATTGGATTTGCTGAGAAATTGAGACAAGTCGGGTAGATTATTTAAAAGCAGTCTTTTGtagtagaagtgatggttctaccatatttgtaaaaaGGAGTTGAGTTTGCAACTTTAGCTATATAGCTAtattactacaaacatggcggatATGCGAGACCACAAACAGATAGAGAAAAGGGGTTTGAGTGACAAATAATCAGTGTCTAAcctgactttaaaaaaaaagtatttaatgttATCCATGCCATATTaatcatattcattcatatttaatCTGCAGCAACATTGTGAAGTTTTATAATGAAACATTTGGtctttaacttttaaatgcatcattatgctaACAAatgagcagagctcaacattgcAAATATGGATTTGCAACCCTACCAGTCTCAACAGCCACTGTTGAATGCTCATTCTCAAAGTTGAAGCTGGTGAAACAACTAAGCTTTGCAATGTATGTGAACAAGATCTTCTGCTTCTGGACATTGAAAAGGACATCCCAATCATAAAAGATGCGGTTATCAAGATCTTTCAGGACACGGTACCAAATAGAAAGGTTTTGCTGTAGGAACAAGTAAATATCAAAATGCAAAACAGTAAATAGGCTAGTTTCTATTATCAGCAATGTGTTATTGTCATGTTCTATCAAAACATCTACAATAAAGTCTGAAATTATTACAGAGCGTGTCGTCTTCtcttttaattgtatatttgtaacaacTGGATAATTTGTATTAACAAGCACCAGCCCTTAGAACCCCTTTTTTGGTTTAGGCCACTGCCCCTCAAAAAGTCTGTGCACGGCCCTGTGTGACCGGGTTGTATTTCTGTGCCATAGAATGTCATGCATGAttattttgacttatttttGGTCACAAAATAATTAGTTTGGATGCCACGAGTCAGTTTTGATGGCTTTGTGATAATTGATAAAGtgtttaaaatagtaataatgaaAAATGCACCAACATGGACTGGATGAATATAGTAgaaagacaaagagagagagagaaagagagaaatttACCCCTCAGAAAAATCAGTAGCCTAAGAAGCTATCTCTTCCTGACACAGAGTAGAGGTTTATTAGTCACCATTTTTTCAACTTTAAACTTTAGATGATTAATGATTAATTCATGACATTCACTGAATACCGTATAAAACTGTGTGAATTTAATCAGATTTGTCTTTGTTAtctttactaaaataaaaatatctaggGGACCCcctaagtatatattttttacttctTATGGGGGTCCCAGATCCCCCCGCCCTCAATTTGAGCACTGGATAAAATCATGCCAGTTAAAATCTGATGTATCTGAGGTTTAGCCTAGGcctatataaacaaaacaaggGAGAAAGTATATTCCATCTTTTTTGTTTAAGTAGATATTTGGTTTAAGTTTACTTAAGCTAAAATATATGcgaaataatttttgtttacaactaattttgtgttgttttgttgggCATATTACAGTAAAACTTTAAAAGATAATAGCCTATAAAAGTGCTGGAGATTGGATAATTAGGCAGCTTCTCCTTGTGGACATTAGGCTAAGTATATCTGCATTAATAAATGGCAACAGCACAAATGGACATTAAGCCATCTTTTAAAATGCACGTTAAATATTGTCCTTTTGTAAAGCATATGTGCATTTGGAGGAATGATCTGCTTAAATAGGGAAAATCAACAATCTGGATAGATTTTATACTAAATCAGCTGGAATATTTTTCCCACTTTGtggcttttaaaaaataaataaattaaggaaTATTTGGGGATCACTCCTGTGTTCTTAAATGCAGGATTATGGTACTCAAATCCTAAACTGTATTTCACTCTTGGTTCATAGTAGGTGCGCTTCATCTTTTTGACCGCCAGATGGAAGCAACGGTGCAGAAAAGCTTTGCTTAATGAACACAAATTCAGTACTTTTCTAATGAAAGCGGTTGTAAGATGGTAAACTGCAGCTGCAATAGTGTTAAAATTATATcgtacaaaaacattaaaagaaggGGGGAAATGTATTCAAAGAAAATGTTCTTTAGCTAGTGATTTTGTTCAGTCAGTGCTTGAAAGACCAGTTTTGCAGATGCAAGACCTGCCAGTGCTCAATAGGCAATAGGCTGTGGTCAGTCGGACTTGGACTTGCAGAGGGAAGTCTATAAAAACACAGGCTCGCATTCATAAGTAACATAAACAGCCTCGTGGACTCTAAACCCCTTCAAACAAGCACTCactctgtcttttttttccttcttaatCTAACTGTAAATTTAGATGCTTTATATCTCTCCCTTTGTCTTATCACCCCTTTTTTCAGCAGTCCTTGAGTCTGTCctgtgcacttcaataactgtctggtttggttcAGCTAAAATCAGggatcagaagactacagagaacgGTTCGGACTGCTGAATGGATTATCGGTGCCCCCCTGCCCACCCTCCAAGAACTGTAtacatccagagtgaggaaaagggctcagaaaatcactctggatccctcacatccaagTCATCCCCAAGCCTTacaattattaagtaaataatgataaaaaaaataaaaaagttaaagtgaacttaacaattcacttaacttatttttttaattatcatttacttaaaaattttaaggcaacgggtttcctcaattttttaaagttaagtcaacttatcactttttacagtgtacaatcatttatgtttcaaataatttttcttattcaattttttgtttatttatatttacatatgtgtatttttttattctcatcttatttttattgtctgtgtgaactggaagcttatgacactaaaacaaattccttgtatgcgcaAGCATAAACTTTATTATAAAGTTAGCTTTAAATAACAGTATCAAACCCCAAAAGACAGCTCCGCTGCCAGGATTTGTGCTTgctttctctcaaagtcagaaTAAAAAAGGATTGATTAAGGGACTGGGTCATCCTTTCCCAGTCATCTTAAATGATTGCATTCTGGCATTCCAGCTTCTAGCACATCCAGAAAATCGTTCACATAGTAGCGTACACAAGTACAGTGTGTTCAATGGATTATACTGCAGTTTAACGAGAtgctgatgctgaaaatacactTTTAGTACAAAAAAAGTCCATGAAACATTTTCGAAAGTTGTCAGACTCTAATTCTGTCCTGGCGTCTAGCCTGAGGAACACAGATTAGTACTAAAGATGATCAAAGCccgattattattatattatatatgtatataaactgATTTGGAAGAGCTTTTGTCCCGTATTATTTGTGTTTATGACAACACGTGgagtattatattgtattagcTGCACTGTGATCTCAAGTAGACTCCATGTTGATCTGCTGTGATAAACTGACTGACCAAAAAGGGAACCGGTGATCACCTGTTTTTCACTTGccctacttttaaatgaatataaatggaCTTTCGCTTAAGTAAACGATTGTTTCAGAAAGCTAGACGCTTTGAAGGCAGCGACCGGATCTGGTCTGGTAGATATTATTGCTGTTTACCATCCGCTCCACTAGGGGCGTGAGCGAGCATTACTTTGAGCCCTAGACCTTTGGATCCTTGGCAACACGACGCTCGGTAACAGTCGCAACTGAACGTTTTAAGGCCATGCAAGTACGGATCGTGCAGATGACAGCTCAGTGACAGACTCTTAATGTCACTCAACAGCACGTATTTCAGCCCATCCGCGAAAACAACCGACACACACTGTGATAAAGCGCAGGAACCGAGAATGTCACACGACTCACCTGTAAGTAACTTCACGCACTAAGTGCGCTTCTCTTGACTAGCACGCATTATGTGGCAGTTGTTATTTTGCTTACAGTTTGAATTTGACTATCATAGCTGCCCTGCCAGTTTAATTCGCGTTATGATGCTGTACTTCCTTTGACAAGCGCTCGTCTCTACCTCTCACTCCAGCAATAAAATACCAATTTACAATGTTAGCAGtaaagcacaataaaataaaaacctaccCTGTCTGCAGCAGAATGAAAGTGAGTGTGGCTCGGCCCGTCGTGTCAGCAGGGAGTGGTGGCTTCATGTGGGTCTGTTGTGCATTCCTCTGCTCGCCGTATATCTGCATATCCCTCCGCCACAGCTCTCACCTGCGCTCAACACCTGGCGCTCTTCCGGTCACTTCCTCACATTCAGAGGCAACAACATCTTCTATAAAGGTATATcacaagatttgtttacaaactgACTCTCTTTCTTATTCCCAttctccacacacacatatatatatatatatatatatatatatatatatatatatatacatatatacatgacATAATATTGTACTGTATTCCCGTTTGTCAATAGAGTCAGCTGGTGTTGTGGGAAGCTCTGATGTCCTCTTGCTGCTTCATGGTTTTCCTACTTCCAGCTATGATTGGTATAAGGTAAGTCATTTTGTGGTGTAAAACTGCATTAATTTTTCAATAAAGCAGCAATAAATTGAGAGCAATTTATAGACAGTGGCTGGACACACTGTGGTGTTTCTTGAATCTCATTCTGTTGTTTTGAAGATCTGGGATTCTCTGACTCAGCGTTTTAACAGAGTCATCGCCCTCGACTTCCTTGGCTTTGGGTTTTCAGACAAACCGGTGAGATAAAAGACATGAGTCACAACTActgttttttataaaaaataattttatttagataatcttttattatctgtaatttaaataattacttcTATCTAACAAACTCCAGCGACCGCACCGTTACTCCATCTTCGAGCAGGCCAGTGTGGTGGAGGCTCTGGTTGCTCATTTGGGTCTGTCAGAGCAGAGGATCAACATCCTGTCACATGATTATGGAGACACTGTAGCTCTTGAGTTACTGTACAGGTGAGCCCTAAGGATCCTTAAAAGTTTCTCTGCATAATTTAGCTTAATGCTCCTGTCAATATGATCTGGGTGGTTCTCACGTGCAGTTAAACACACAGGAGTGACCATAACAGAAGCGGACACATCACGATAAACAGCCTCTGCCTCTCAAATGGAGGTACATCAGAGTTTTATTCAGTCAGAAAATTAGAAGATATATTCTTAGAGTCTGAATGGAGATTCATAacttttgtctgttttgttttttaactttacAGGCATATTCCCTGAGACTCATCATCCAAGATTCGTTCAGAAAGTGAGTGTGACACTTAAAAAACACGTTTGTTTTCGTTTTTAAATATGAGAAGTGAATATTTCCCATCTTTGGTCATCTGTAGGTGCTGAAGGACTCTGGTTTCATTTCACCTGTACTTACCCGCCTAATAAACTTCCAGCTTTTCTCTAGAGGGTGAGTGGAGCATCCGGACTGGGAGTGGTGTTTACTTTTATGCACAGTTCAAACTATTTGTTGTACTTTACACATataattataaatcatttaccTAAAGCCTTCAAttgcaaatattatatatatttatcctACAGAATAAGGGATGTGTTTGGACCGTACACCCAGCCAACAGAAGCCGAGTTCTGGGACATGTGGACAGGAATTCGCTTTAACGATGGAAATCTGGTCATGGACAGGTGTCCAAACGTCTCCATGTGTTGCACTTGCAATGCTTTGCTTTTAATAATAACCATTACCAACTATCGTTTGTTGTTATCGTGTCTTGCCCAGTATCCTGCAGTACATTAACCAGAGGCtcaaacacagagagagatggGTCGGGACTCTAACCTCCACTTCAACACCTTGTGAGTACACACACCATTCATACCGTGGTACGAAGTGCTGGAGTAGCCGTCATGCTACAAGAATGAGGTGTGTGA
The sequence above is drawn from the Onychostoma macrolepis isolate SWU-2019 chromosome 04, ASM1243209v1, whole genome shotgun sequence genome and encodes:
- the mest gene encoding mesoderm-specific transcript homolog protein isoform X1, with the translated sequence MSLNSTYFSPSAKTTDTHCDKAQEPRMSHDSPQNESECGSARRVSREWWLHVGLLCIPLLAVYLHIPPPQLSPALNTWRSSGHFLTFRGNNIFYKESAGVVGSSDVLLLLHGFPTSSYDWYKIWDSLTQRFNRVIALDFLGFGFSDKPRPHRYSIFEQASVVEALVAHLGLSEQRINILSHDYGDTVALELLYRSDHNRSGHITINSLCLSNGGIFPETHHPRFVQKVLKDSGFISPVLTRLINFQLFSRGIRDVFGPYTQPTEAEFWDMWTGIRFNDGNLVMDSILQYINQRLKHRERWVGTLTSTSTPLHMIYGPLDPVNPHPEFIQLYQKLVQRSTLSVLDEHVSHYPQLEDPTGFFNAYLSFINSF
- the mest gene encoding mesoderm-specific transcript homolog protein isoform X2 — its product is MSLNSTYFSPSAKTTDTHCDKAQEPRMSHDSPNESECGSARRVSREWWLHVGLLCIPLLAVYLHIPPPQLSPALNTWRSSGHFLTFRGNNIFYKESAGVVGSSDVLLLLHGFPTSSYDWYKIWDSLTQRFNRVIALDFLGFGFSDKPRPHRYSIFEQASVVEALVAHLGLSEQRINILSHDYGDTVALELLYRSDHNRSGHITINSLCLSNGGIFPETHHPRFVQKVLKDSGFISPVLTRLINFQLFSRGIRDVFGPYTQPTEAEFWDMWTGIRFNDGNLVMDSILQYINQRLKHRERWVGTLTSTSTPLHMIYGPLDPVNPHPEFIQLYQKLVQRSTLSVLDEHVSHYPQLEDPTGFFNAYLSFINSF